A region of the Pricia mediterranea genome:
TTCCATCTCGGTGGTGATGCGTTCGGCCGGGAATTTGAGGCTAAAACGGGGCTTGCTTACCTTCCCTTGAAGAAAGAGGTCAACGTAATCTTGGGACAATACCAGTTTTCCGCTTGTCATGGGTTCCCCCTCCGGTGCCTCTTCCAGCCAAAGGATATAGTTTTCGGCAAAAAAGTGGTCCGCGCTGAAATAGCGGTATACCTTTTTCCGATGCTCTAGTTCCGTTCCCCCCAGCAAAAAAAGCACGGTCTCCCCAGTGGGAAGAAATCCCCTGAAATTCTTTCCGCGCACTCCGCCCAACTGTGGAAAATCGCCGGTGGAATCCAACTTCCCCTGTATTACGCTATCCAGTAGATTGCCATATACGTGCGGACATAGGGCAAGGAGCAAAAGGGTCTTTTCGTCCTTGGTCAAATCGGCCTCCCATAGTATATCGGGTACGTGCACCGACCATTCTTCCATTGGCGGCAATTGGGGTGCGCCAGAACCGCTTTGGCCATCGAAATGGGTATCCAAACAATATTGGATGAACTTTTCCAGGTATTTGAATTCATCATAGATCATACGCTCAGGTTCATGAACCGGTTTTTGATCTCTGTCAGGGATGATTTGATTCTATGGTACATGGTTTAATCTATCTTCTGACCATTTATATACGTTTCTATCAGATGGTTGTACCTGACCTCGGTGGACAAATGTGATATTTCGAACATCGTGACCCAATCTTTGCAATAGAGGTTGCTTCTATAAGGTTCTTTTTCCAAATCGGGGATGAATTTGGACCAGTCTATGAATGTTCCCGTATAGGGTTCTCCGTCGCTGAAAAGTCCGCATGAAACGGGATTTTGGTTGCTATTGTACCAAATGCACAGCCCGTTAAGGGCACCGTTTTTCAGGGTCATTTCACCGACAATATCCCCATTATCGTTTTTTATGGTTATCTGTTCATTTTCTTTTTTCACTTTGCTGTGCTTTTTACATGATAGATTGCCGGAAACCAAAACCATACTTAAAATTAAAACTGCGACTTTCATGGTATCGACTACGGCAGTTTATTGCTACAGAAACATTGTTCGTCCAGGTTTGAAATTACCCAATTCAGGTGTGGGGAAGGGTTGCCATTAATGTCCATTGCCGGACCGGAGGCCACTTTCCAGAACATTGGAGGCCGCGGTCCCTCAACGGGACGCCCTCCATTTTTTGACATTACACTTTTTGGGTCGCTGCCATCCTTATGGGTCTGCCCCCCCACGGTATGAAAATCCCTATGCTTTTTCGATAATATCCCAGTTCTGGTATCCAACACTTGAACGTCCATTTCCCAATACCAGAATTTATACTCGAACGGATTGCATTGGGTCGAACAATTCTTCAGTTTTTTCATCTTTGAATATATGGTTTTTGTGGGAACCATATTTATCCATTTGAATTTTTTAAAGGCAAAGCCCGCACAGTTGTAACCCCGTCTTTTTGCATTTGGGGCGACCGCGAAAAGATTGTGTGCCGCGTCGGTATTTTTGCCCCATTTGCCATCGATGGTATCGGTATAAAGACTTTTGGCCTTGAGTATTTTCTGATATTCAATGACCGCCGACCTGGTCTTTAATCCATATACGCCATCGGGGGTCGTCCCCACGATGGCCTGAATCTCGGCTATCGAACGTTTTACTACCTTTGGTGGTGTATATCGCCACGCGCCATTCGCTTTTTGGGCTTTTTTTTCAGGCAGTCCCTTCTGCTGAACGGTGTGGGTCAGCTCGTGTGCCAACAAATGTTTGCCGTCACGCGTTGAGGTATCATATTTCCCTTGATTGAAGAAAATATTGTTTCCATAAGTAAATGCCTGCGCGCCCAAGGCCTTGCTCATACTTGCCGCCTCTTGATCAGTATGGATGGTTACATCGCTAAAATCCGTCGCAAAGGAAGCCTCCATTTCGTCACGGGTGTTTTTGGGAAGTGCCTTTCCCCTACCCGACCTACTTTTTACCCTTTGGGTAATGGCAGGACCGGTCGTTGTAGCGGTATTTCCGGAGCCTTTCGTCTGAAGGGATTCTTCCTCATCCTCCATTTTCATTTGCATTTCCTCCTCCTTTTCATCTTCCATCCTATTGATCATCCCCGCTCCTTCGTCCCTTTTCATTTGCATTTCTTCCTCCTCTTCGTCTCCCATTTTCTTGAGGTCGGGTTTTTCCTGTACCAGTTTATCCTCTTCCATGCGTTGTTCGGCAGTACCCAATTTTTCATCCTCTATTGGGGTAGCGAGCGATTCCCTTTGGATGCTTCCGATCTCCATGTTCTGAATATCCGGTTTTGCGGAACCGTTGACCACGGCATCGGCCATGCGGTCGGCTTCCTTTTCGTACCGGTCGCCCGGTCGGCCTATTTTT
Encoded here:
- a CDS encoding DUF4157 domain-containing protein; translated protein: MKSIFRSSRHKSSHQVGEKRKQKTPFFAKESKSPFFNASQGVVLQPKLKIGRPGDRYEKEADRMADAVVNGSAKPDIQNMEIGSIQRESLATPIEDEKLGTAEQRMEEDKLVQEKPDLKKMGDEEEEEMQMKRDEGAGMINRMEDEKEEEMQMKMEDEEESLQTKGSGNTATTTGPAITQRVKSRSGRGKALPKNTRDEMEASFATDFSDVTIHTDQEAASMSKALGAQAFTYGNNIFFNQGKYDTSTRDGKHLLAHELTHTVQQKGLPEKKAQKANGAWRYTPPKVVKRSIAEIQAIVGTTPDGVYGLKTRSAVIEYQKILKAKSLYTDTIDGKWGKNTDAAHNLFAVAPNAKRRGYNCAGFAFKKFKWINMVPTKTIYSKMKKLKNCSTQCNPFEYKFWYWEMDVQVLDTRTGILSKKHRDFHTVGGQTHKDGSDPKSVMSKNGGRPVEGPRPPMFWKVASGPAMDINGNPSPHLNWVISNLDEQCFCSNKLP